The Fusarium musae strain F31 chromosome 10, whole genome shotgun sequence genome window below encodes:
- a CDS encoding hypothetical protein (EggNog:ENOG41) produces MRFALALSWLPLSLALHIPESLDRRTNHKPITDCSAEQVIDILKLEPNTEKGYFVQTFVDPTTIPGTNRSVSTAIYYLLEGSVGQSLWHKLDAAEVWHYYAGAPLVLSISKNDGSCTKDHVMGNDLFSGQRPQVIVKAEEWQSARSLGDWTLVGTTGFDPAGQVLKPEGWKPKSCKKPN; encoded by the exons ATGCGTTTCGCTTTAGCTCTATCATGGCTCCCCCTCAGCCTTGCCCTCCATATCCCTGAGTCTCTCGACCGCCGCACCAACCATAAACCCATCACAGACTGTTCAGCAGAACAAGTCATTGACATTCTCAAACTCGAACCCAACACCGAAAAAGGTTACTTTGTCCAAACTTTCGTAGACCCGACGACCATCCCAGGGACCAATCGATCCGTCAGCACAGCTATTTACTATCTGCTCGAAGGTTCCGTGGGACAATCTCTGTGGCATAAACTCGATGCCGCAGAAGTGTGGCACTATTACGCCGGTGCACCGCTCGTTCTTTCTATATCAAAGAACGATGGGTCTTGTACGAAGGATCATGTCATGGGAAATGATCTCTTCAGTGGACAAAGACCGCAGGTTATTGTCAAGGCGGAGGAGTGGCAGAGTGCCCGAAGTCTGGGTGACTGGACTCTTGTTGGGACAACTG GATTCGATCCGGCTGGACAGGTCTTGAAGCCAGAGGGATGGAAGCCCAAGTCTTGCAAGAAGCCCAATTGA
- a CDS encoding hypothetical protein (EggNog:ENOG41), with protein MAPSSLTEPDAAVAVSSESSTRDRFYSILRKPASNLALRISDLDRYRLNMWEVSWAAPKESRKEHQVCLGDNTLLEPPSPTLTSSSAPWDTETLERVIIQPWPLIQALGDDSFVARSTEATTSPRTSYDTPYLINCGVTIMATPNIKSKHRARSPSTQSQPQRPQSSRSPGKAKTPRRMPSSTASLRVESSDTWQPPSEWACTPTEPSFQFPDEPVSEPEATIPKELNAMQLGVKQLAKEDNMIRLVRLAESQGVSNPPSLCQDLEVEKMQWMLSAMFNMDGPEYPEINDDDLDDESVEPPKRILALYETPAVTSYLAAVNHSKQVYHLSAAPLSPASFPNIHPVLTPVRSPSAFPVAPSTIEAVHSLRLPLAMPSQDIPALLRNIHRCLEPGGSLQLTIIDPLPVTSTLGPLLRAWIEDHLLFNLEASFRCTNPSKLLPLWLNGASLRVDPDSIETTQFFAIPLDDTQLQYVREGHISEEGMRQELRNLVGRMLWMEIWREYIVADRWWWEDPDILQECIQHQTMWEWKLIEAVKEP; from the exons ATGGCGCCCTCCTCATTAACAGAACCAGACGCAGCAGTAGCGGTATCATCAGAGTCCTCCACCCGCGACCGCTTCTACTCCATCCTCCGAAAACCAGCATCGAACCTCGCCCTCCGAATCTCAGACCTTGATCGATACCGCCTCAACATGTGGGAGGTCAGTTGGGCAGCTCCCAAGGAGTCGCGAAAGGAACACC AGGTTTGCCTTGGGGATAACACGCTTCTTGAGCCGCCTTCACCAACActcacatcatcatctgcgCCGTGGGATACAGAAACCCTTGAGCGAGTCATCATTCAACCATGGCCACTCATTCAAGCTTTGGGCGACGACTCGTTTGTCGCGCGAAGTACAGAAGCGACGACATCTCCACGCACATCCTACGATACGCCGTATCTCATCAATTGCGGTGTTACCATAATGGCGACGCCGAACATCAAGTCTAAGCATCGCGCCCGCTCACCAAGCACTCA ATCGCAACCTCAACGTCCACAGAGCAGTCGATCACCAGGCAAAGCCAAGACCCCACGACGCATGCCATCATCCACAGCATCTCTACGCGTCGAAAGCAGCGACACTTGGCAGCCTCCAAGTGAATGGGCATGCACGCCCACAGAGCCCTCATTCCAATTCCCAGATGAACCTGTCTCTGAACCAGAAGCTACCATCCCCAAGGAACTCAACGCGATGCAGTTGGGTGTCAAGCAACTTGCCAAAGAGGACAATATGATCAGACTCGTACGTCTCGCTGAGTCGCAGGGTGTCAGTAATCCACCGAGTTTATGTCAGGATctggaggttgagaagatgcagTGGATGCTCTCTGCTATGTTCAACATGGATGGACCGGAGTATCCTGAGAttaatgatgatgatcttgatgatgagtcgGTGGAACCGCCGAAGAGGATCCTCGCTCTTTATGAAACACCCG CTGTGACTTCATACCTCGCTGCCGTGAATCACAGCAAACAAGTCTACCATCTCTCCGCAGCACCATTATCACCCGCTTCATTCCCCAACATCCATCCTGTCCTCACACCAGTGAGATCACCCTCCGCATTCCCCGTCGCTCCATCAACCATTGAAGCCGTTCACTCACTGCGTCTTCCTCTCGCTATGCCCTCACAAGACATCCCAGCTCTCTTACGAAACATCCATAGATGCCTTGAGCCAGGTGGTTCATTACAACTCACCATCATTGATCCTCTTCCCGTTACTAGCACTCTGGGTCCTCTTCTCAGAGCCTGGATCGAGGATCATCTTCTCTTTAATCTGGAAGCTAGTTTCCGCTGCACAAACCCAAGCAAATTACTCCCTCTTTGGCTAAATGGTGCATCGCTACGTGTCGATCCCGATTCTATCGAGACGACACAGTTCTTCGCCATTCCTCTTGACGATACTCAGCTTCAGTATGTGAGAGAAGGTCATATCTCTGAAGAGGGGATGAGACAAGAACTTCGTAATCTTGTGGGCCGTATGCTCTGGATGGAAATTTGGAGAGAATATATCGTCGCTGATCGTTGGTGGTGGGAAGATCCTGATATTCTTCAAGAGTGCATCCAGCATCAGACGATGTGGGAATGGAAGTTGATTGAGGCAGTCAAGGAACCCTAA
- a CDS encoding hypothetical protein (EggNog:ENOG41) codes for MTSTSSHVNWTSSLDKYEKGFESIFIGEPATTQADLERLFTEDYTSIVDGKCIDFPEFVEHIQHLRQVTTAIKVQVTHFLRQGNQLAERHFVTAEFSNKPPSKYEVFLFATVDESGRIERLVETLRQMDGLEEHKNLGSARA; via the coding sequence ATGACATCTACATCATCCCACGTTAACTGGACATCTTCTCTCGACAAGTACGAAAAAGGCTTTGagagcatcttcatcggCGAACCAGCAACAACTCAAGCCGATCTCGAACGTCTCTTTACTGAAGACTATACGTCAATTGTGGATGGAAAATGTATCGACTTTCCCGAATTTGTCGAGCATATTCAACATCTGCGACAGGTCACGACAGCTATCAAAGTCCAAGTGACGCACTTTCTGCGCCAAGGCAACCAACTCGCCGAGCGCCATTTTGTCACTGCAGAATTCTCCAACAAACCTCCATCTAAGTATGAGGTCTTTCTTTTCGCGACTGTTGATGAGAGTGGAAGGATTGAGAGGTTGGTGGAGACTCTGAGGCAGATGGATGGTTTGGAGGAGCATAAGAATCTGGGCAGCGCCAGGGCTTAA
- a CDS encoding hypothetical protein (EggNog:ENOG41), with amino-acid sequence MRVLGLLGGTTYNATLLYYKQINAYVQHRLGGGHSSKLLLHSFDHAELFSFFQAGNYNEVSRQICTAAKNLKSIGAEAIVLCVNTNHRWAEDVENATRLPLLHIVDFTGDAIVKQGLKKVALLGTQIRLFEGEAGEEVWD; translated from the exons ATGCGTGTACTAGGTCTTCTCGGCGGCACAACCTACAACGCAACCCTCCTCTACTACAAACAAATAAACGCCTACGTCCAGCACCGTCTCGGCGGCGGCCACTCCTCcaaactcctcctccactccTTCGACCACGCCgagctcttcagcttcttccaagcAGGCAACTACAACGAAGTATCCCGCCAAATCTGCACCGCGGCAAAGAATCTCAAGTCCATCGGTGCAGAAGCCATCGTCCTCTGCGTAAACACGAATCATCGCTGggcagaagatgttgaaaATGCAACACGTCTTCCATTGTTGCACATCGTTGATTTCACGGGTGATGCGATTGTTAAACAAGGGTTGAAGAAGGTTGCGTTGTTGGGGACACAGATTA GACTTTTTGAAGGGGAGGCTGGAGAGGAGGTTTGGGATTGA